TATGATGCTCCTGATACAATTGATATAGCTGTTGCGATTGGTgttgtggctgctgctgtaaTTTCAACATCGACACATCGTTGACACTCTTGGAGGTGATGAGCTTCGTACGCAGCTGCTCCTTGCACTTGGCGTCATCGGACCGGTTCGGTTCTCCGTCCACGTCGTCGTCATCTGTGAGGCCACGCAGCGCCTTGTGGTACTTTTTGCGTATCAACAGCAACCGATCCTCGGGTGAGAGACCGAGATCCTGGTTCGATTTCAGCCGAGCCCGGGAGCGGGCTTCCTCACGTAGCTGTTCGGTAGTCGGTGGCTGCTGCTCCGGATCCATTAGCACAGTGCGGGGTGTTACCATCGaaggttgctgttgctggaaaTAGGCGGGCGTTGACGTGTAGATGGTGCTGTGATCTTGTTGCAAGCTAGCGATGTTTTCCTTATATGCATCGCTGGTGACCAGCGGCATCTTAACACCCATCGGTAGGCCTGACGGAAGGCCTCGCACGGACGACACACTGCCGTACATATTGGACTGATTGCTAACAGTTAGCGGTGTGCGTTCTTTCTCCATCGACGAACCGGCACTACCCGAACGGAAGCTGGAGAGTGGCACTGCTCGCGGATCCCTGGTGGTAATCCTGGCAGGAGATGAACCCACACCGTCTTCTGCAGGGCCAACTGACCCGTGGGCACCATTTGAAGTCGCGGCCTGACCAACTAACACGCTGCTACGGTTACGACTGCGGTTGAGGCGCTTCTCCGCGTTCAGTTGCTTCTTCGTTTGCAGCTTGTCCATGACTAGATCGTGTATAATATCCTTCTGCTTAACGCGCTCCTTCGTGATCTCTTCGATCTTCTTCTCCACGCTCTTGGGTGGTTCGAGCGTGGGACCGGGTGATGTACCCAATCGGGGTGTTTCGGTTCCGTATCGGCTACCATGTGGTTCTAACGTTTCCAGCGAAACACCACCGTCAGGAATCGTTGGTGTAGCACCATCGGTTTCCTGCTCATCCGCGTCGAGCCCAGCTTGGGCCAGTGTTAGCACCATCTCGCCTTTGGAGGATTTCCGCTTGGTTTTCTTCACCTCCAGCGAATCTCGCGCGTTGCTGATCTGCTGAATTTTCTGCTGCAATCGCTTCACGTACTTCTCGTACCCGATGTCCTCGATGCTTTTGAGCGAGTCCTTGCGGGCGTCCTTTCGTTCGAGGCTGCTCCTTTTGCCAGAGGACGACTCCACCGACACCTTGCGGATCGGGCTTTCTTCACCCGGGCGGCTGCCTGTCTTTGGAGTGCTTTCTTGTTCCTGCGAGCCGTTGCCATTGATCGCACCACAGCGGAGTGATGAGCTGAATGAGGTGACACTTGCTCGTCCACTGCTGCCACTAGGTTTGGCGACGAGGCTCGTTTCCGAACCGGGTCCACTTCCGCCCAATGGGGCTACCATAGTCAAGGCTTCACTCTCCTCGGTCGTGGCCGTACTGTTCGTCGTCGTGCCAGTGGCCGTACCCTGCGAGGAGCTTACAATCAACAGGCTGTCCTCTTCAATGTCAGGAGCACTCTCTACCGAGACCGCTGGTTCTGTGAGCCTCGCGTTTTGAGCCGCCGCTAGCGAAGAGAAGGTAATCTTTGCCGGTGGTTCTTCGTTCATTGGCGTTTTGGCGTCATCGGCGGCCAGTAGAAACGCACCCTGTTCGATGTAATCCACCCTGCCGGCAACCTGCTTGTTGATCGCTTCGACCAGCTTCGGTTGGCCGGAAGAGTATGCGTGGTTAAGCGGCGTTAGCGGATAGTTGGTGCGTTTGGATTCCGCGGTTGGGTCCATGATCTCGACATAGCCGCGATTTTTAAGCATCATCCGGTTGGTGGTAGAGTACGTTTCGATGCAACTCTCCTCTTCCGAGCCCGTGTCCATGAATTCAATATCCTCAAGAGCCAGGTTGCGTATAATGCCGTCTTCTGTCGCACCGGTGTTGGTTCTCACTGGCGGAACCGGAACTACGAACGGTGCCGGGACAGTAGCAGCTCTTTGCGCTGCCGAACCGTTACCGTTCGGtagcttcttttgctgcaacCGTGTGTGCTTAGGTTTGTGATTCCTGCGTATTGTGCCCTTGTTCGAATTGAGCGCGAATTCGATATCGACAAAGTTCTCCGACACCGCATCATCCGCCGCCCAGTCGGAGAGTTCCGTTTCGGTAAGGTTGTTGTGCGTCGTCACTTCCGTATCGTCCTGCGAATCCGAGTCAGCGTCGTGAGGCACACTTGCCGTAATCGGTGATTTCAGCTGCGGTGTCGCGGGTACCTCACCGGCCATAGGTGTTCGCTCAGCATCCGTCTCTAGCTCTGCGGGTTTGTGCTGCGTCAGGCTTAGATGTTTCGGTTTCGATACCGATCCTCGCTGATCAACATCCAGCACGAAGGGTAAATTTTTGAGCGTATCGATTTTATTCTCGTTGCGAGAATCAAACTTAAAGCAAGGATTTCGCCTGCAAACGAAATCTGCCAACGGCGAAATTGGATCACCTCCTGACGTCCGGATGGGTGATGCAGGCAAAACGTGTTTATCATCACCGTCGACATTCGCCGGAGGTGTCGGTGTACTAATCCGCTCCTCATCCTCTTCGTCGGGTTTCGTTTCGGCAACTGGTGTCTTAACACCGGCGTCTCGATTCCTGCCATCTTCTTCGTCACTGTCGACATGAGCCGGTGCATTCTCAATAACGGTGCTAATGCTATCCTGATTCATCTCTGCCTGCAGCATCTGTGCTGCTATCTGCGTGTCAGGTGGTAGCTTCTCCATCAACTTTAGATCCTCCGGATCACCGATGTACCGCCCGTCGATGATCATCAAACTATCTATCTGCATCAGCTCCCCGGTGGCGTCCCGAACCTCCAACCGAGGCACAAACCGCTCGTCATTCTGCGTTTCCGGACTAGTGGTAGAGTCAAGAATGAAGTGCGGTATATCCTCGACACTAGacgtgctgctgctactggtgGAACTGGTGCTCGAGCTACTGCTAGCGCTACTGTTCGATCCCGACTCAGAGATACTATCGGATTCGatctcttcctcttcttctttggACCAGGGCACATTAGGCACCTGTAGCGTAGTCTCATGACATCCGTCTTCTCCCTGCTGGGGTCCCTGAGGTGACTCACCGGACACCTTCGGCTTCTCCGTGCCACCGTTCGTCACGTGCGGCTCGATCTTGTTCTCATTGCTGTCAATCCGGATGCTGCTTATGATGTCCGGCACGGAAGTCGCATCAGTCGGACGTTCGCCGTTTATTTTCGCTGGTGTAATGCTGAAATCAAGCGTTGTTTCAACTAGCGAGCGATCACAGTTAGGGGAGTCTGTTGTCAGGTCGATGTACGCATGCTTCATGTTCGTGATGTACTTCATCTCCGGTGCGctcttttccttcgccaaaCCATCCCGATGGGTCGGGGACGATTCCTTCACCTTTTCCGGCGTTACAAGATCGATTATTTCCATcacatcgtcatcatcattattgttgttgatgatATTATTCTTGCTGTTCATATTATTGTTGCTAATTTTGTTCGAACGATCCGTAAGGCCGTTACTTTCGTTCTGCTGTTGTTTAGACTTCGCCAGTGGTGAAACATTCTGCGATTGCGATTGCCGCTCCAAGGACTGTGCCGCTTGTGATTCCTCTTTTGCCGCCGGCAGGAAGCTTTCGTTCGATTTAATCtcgttcaatttgttttccaccagcgtAGCGTTGATGGTTTCCACCAGGGACGACCGCTTGGTACCGGCCAGTGCAGGGTTGTTGCTTGTGCTACCGTTGGCGGTTCTGTTACCCTCGTACACGTTCTCCTTTTCCGTATCATTGCCCACCTCAGGCGTGGGTACCGTTGCAGACACGGGCAACTCCTCGCTTGCCCGAATGGCCGCAGGTGCTGGAGATATCTGGCTGCCTTTCAAG
This genomic interval from Anopheles nili chromosome X, idAnoNiliSN_F5_01, whole genome shotgun sequence contains the following:
- the LOC128728891 gene encoding F-actin-monooxygenase Mical-like produces the protein MRAPTPASTGAPVANCCHTLLHLCLCSEGASDSEVNSTEISTDSEFDDEQPHRIPPAFHLEFKPLVEVDPTIKLVQNRAPLAVPRPGDYVLSKTASTEGIASKKSLELKKKYLLGEGTTGLGILKSGSASALDSKFKSFHSNITECQKLLNPATMISPTMQTFLKGSQISPAPAAIRASEELPVSATVPTPEVGNDTEKENVYEGNRTANGSTSNNPALAGTKRSSLVETINATLVENKLNEIKSNESFLPAAKEESQAAQSLERQSQSQNVSPLAKSKQQQNESNGLTDRSNKISNNNMNSKNNIINNNNDDDDVMEIIDLVTPEKVKESSPTHRDGLAKEKSAPEMKYITNMKHAYIDLTTDSPNCDRSLVETTLDFSITPAKINGERPTDATSVPDIISSIRIDSNENKIEPHVTNGGTEKPKVSGESPQGPQQGEDGCHETTLQVPNVPWSKEEEEEIESDSISESGSNSSASSSSSTSSTSSSSTSSVEDIPHFILDSTTSPETQNDERFVPRLEVRDATGELMQIDSLMIIDGRYIGDPEDLKLMEKLPPDTQIAAQMLQAEMNQDSISTVIENAPAHVDSDEEDGRNRDAGVKTPVAETKPDEEDEERISTPTPPANVDGDDKHVLPASPIRTSGGDPISPLADFVCRRNPCFKFDSRNENKIDTLKNLPFVLDVDQRGSVSKPKHLSLTQHKPAELETDAERTPMAGEVPATPQLKSPITASVPHDADSDSQDDTEVTTHNNLTETELSDWAADDAVSENFVDIEFALNSNKGTIRRNHKPKHTRLQQKKLPNGNGSAAQRAATVPAPFVVPVPPVRTNTGATEDGIIRNLALEDIEFMDTGSEEESCIETYSTTNRMMLKNRGYVEIMDPTAESKRTNYPLTPLNHAYSSGQPKLVEAINKQVAGRVDYIEQGAFLLAADDAKTPMNEEPPAKITFSSLAAAQNARLTEPAVSVESAPDIEEDSLLIVSSSQGTATGTTTNSTATTEESEALTMVAPLGGSGPGSETSLVAKPSGSSGRASVTSFSSSLRCGAINGNGSQEQESTPKTGSRPGEESPIRKVSVESSSGKRSSLERKDARKDSLKSIEDIGYEKYVKRLQQKIQQISNARDSLEVKKTKRKSSKGEMVLTLAQAGLDADEQETDGATPTIPDGGVSLETLEPHGSRYGTETPRLGTSPGPTLEPPKSVEKKIEEITKERVKQKDIIHDLVMDKLQTKKQLNAEKRLNRSRNRSSVLVGQAATSNGAHGSVGPAEDGVGSSPARITTRDPRAVPLSSFRSGSAGSSMEKERTPLTVSNQSNMYGSVSSVRGLPSGLPMGVKMPLVTSDAYKENIASLQQDHSTIYTSTPAYFQQQQPSMVTPRTVLMDPEQQPPTTEQLREEARSRARLKSNQDLGLSPEDRLLLIRKKYHKALRGLTDDDDVDGEPNRSDDAKCKEQLRTKLITSKSVNDVSMLKLQQQPQHQSQQLYQLYQEHHNHHLDGLTGADPMAQTVELQHHSAKKLSDYISDPNIVHSGACEQDAGTEVRLRTRGKRKDRERRKSIIEKVSEFFNGRKKADSSKEASPTKDRPSQLGSSNGGPSDPATASSSSTGGGGFLRFKISPKLKDKSKSCFDMRNISCGTKEGSPYGRCASDDYLNSNASNGSPSANSSPPMAPAKESHQYNRYTPIGRKEAEELEPPPIPPLPLHYQRSDDEGAAANESKNELKKQRAMSKTSRQAELKRLRIAQEIQREQEEIDVKIKDLETRGVEIEKELRGESETLRKGTGNPGANDDGLVKELLEIMNSVTQLKVRDQELSIRQQELQLEHRHAQLKEELNMRLSFGKLDKNSSDVAAEGAILNEMLEIVAKRQALRPSPDAKAATSPVGRAGGHDTDHVGCRLGYHVSSPRHR